A single region of the Syntrophotaleaceae bacterium genome encodes:
- the flgM gene encoding flagellar biosynthesis anti-sigma factor FlgM, which translates to MTINKIYGNNGIGPIDKSRVSNRVKDADGKTESAGSDKVQFSDVLQQVNRAKEASPSADVERAEKLQALKEQIEAGTYRPDTRKVAASLIKFIAGNK; encoded by the coding sequence ATGACTATCAACAAAATTTACGGCAACAACGGCATCGGCCCCATCGACAAATCCCGCGTTTCCAACCGGGTGAAGGATGCGGACGGTAAAACCGAATCTGCCGGCAGCGACAAAGTCCAGTTCTCCGATGTGCTGCAGCAGGTCAATCGGGCCAAGGAAGCTTCCCCTTCAGCCGATGTCGAAAGGGCGGAAAAGCTTCAGGCTCTCAAGGAACAGATCGAGGCAGGGACCTATCGCCCCGACACCCGCAAGGTCGCGGCCAGCCTGATCAAATTCATCGCCGGGAATAAATGA
- a CDS encoding rod-binding protein translates to MDLSFDPKFVISQALAPRTQGEEEKSSKNPEALRRACQDFEAVMLKAMLKSMRDTVPDDGLVEQSNGQEIFNDLMDQEVATQMARTEGVGIGEMLFRQLQKLEK, encoded by the coding sequence ATGGACCTCAGCTTCGATCCGAAATTCGTCATCAGCCAGGCCCTCGCTCCCCGCACACAGGGTGAAGAGGAAAAGTCCTCGAAAAATCCCGAAGCCCTGCGCCGGGCCTGTCAGGATTTTGAGGCGGTGATGCTCAAGGCCATGCTCAAGAGCATGCGCGACACGGTTCCCGATGACGGGCTGGTGGAACAAAGCAACGGCCAGGAGATCTTCAACGATCTCATGGATCAGGAAGTCGCCACCCAGATGGCCCGCACCGAAGGCGTGGGGATCGGGGAGATGCTGTTCAGACAGCTGCAGAAACTGGAAAAATAA
- a CDS encoding flagellar basal body P-ring protein FlgI, with product MTKSYLRWLVFLFSALLLLPDVTSAARIKDVARLEGVRDNQLVGYGLVVGLNGSGDSDSTQFTVQSLVNMMERLGVTVNPGEVTVENVAAVIVTADLPPFAKTGSTIDVLVSSIGDADSLAGGSLLMTPLKGPDGQIYAVAQGALTVGSLAFGGKAAKVQKNHPTVGRIPGGALVEREVAFQFSAGETLRYQLGDPDFTTVSRITTVINDYFKAALAKPMDSGSLEVAIPANYQSRPIEFIAAIEALPVQPDSIARIVVNEKTGTIVMGEGVRLATVAVSHGNLNLVISESAQVSQPAPFSEGQTVVVPETQISATEEGGELVVLQMGVSIGDVAQALNAIGATPRDLIAIFQAIKAAGALHAELVVL from the coding sequence ATGACAAAATCTTACCTCCGTTGGCTGGTTTTCCTTTTTTCGGCCCTGCTGTTGTTGCCCGACGTTACCTCGGCCGCCCGCATCAAGGACGTCGCCCGCCTCGAGGGCGTTCGCGACAACCAACTGGTCGGTTACGGCCTGGTCGTCGGGCTCAACGGCAGCGGAGACAGCGACAGTACGCAGTTCACGGTGCAGTCGCTGGTCAACATGATGGAACGCCTCGGCGTAACGGTCAATCCCGGCGAGGTCACCGTGGAGAACGTCGCGGCTGTCATCGTTACGGCCGACCTGCCCCCCTTCGCCAAAACAGGTTCCACCATCGACGTATTGGTTTCCTCCATCGGCGACGCTGACAGCCTGGCTGGGGGCAGCCTGCTGATGACTCCCCTCAAGGGCCCCGATGGGCAGATCTACGCCGTCGCCCAGGGGGCGCTGACGGTGGGGTCCCTGGCCTTCGGCGGCAAGGCGGCCAAGGTGCAGAAAAACCACCCGACCGTAGGACGCATCCCGGGCGGTGCCCTGGTAGAGCGGGAAGTTGCTTTCCAGTTCTCTGCCGGTGAAACCCTCCGCTACCAGTTGGGGGACCCCGACTTCACCACCGTTTCCCGAATCACCACCGTTATCAACGATTATTTCAAGGCGGCCCTGGCAAAGCCCATGGACAGCGGCAGCCTCGAGGTCGCCATCCCCGCAAACTACCAGAGCCGGCCCATCGAATTCATTGCAGCCATCGAAGCCCTCCCCGTCCAGCCGGACAGCATCGCCCGCATCGTGGTCAACGAAAAAACCGGAACCATCGTCATGGGCGAAGGGGTTCGACTGGCGACGGTCGCCGTTTCCCACGGCAATCTGAACCTGGTCATCAGCGAGTCGGCCCAGGTATCCCAGCCTGCACCATTCTCCGAGGGACAGACGGTGGTCGTACCGGAGACCCAGATCAGCGCTACCGAAGAGGGGGGCGAACTGGTCGTGCTGCAGATGGGCGTCAGCATCGGCGATGTGGCCCAGGCCCTCAACGCCATCGGCGCCACCCCCCGCGACCTTATCGCCATCTTCCAGGCGATCAAGGCCGCCGGTGCGCTGCATGCGGAGTTGGTGGTTTTGTAA
- a CDS encoding flagellar basal body L-ring protein FlgH — MKQYSHILVFAAALISLTACAPTLPPMTGPQLPSDNAPPIVVETPQSPGSLWTTSRGSLFGDVKATQVGDILTVAIFEKASASREATTSTGRSSSMDAGIDNFFGLENNLAKLSSSIDPSKLVGTSYENDFNGSGSTSRREDLVATLTTRVVEVYPNGNLRIEGGKTVTVNNEDQIIVLTGIVRPNDISPQNIVNSKNVLDAKIAYTGKGVISDKQKPGWMVRILDNVWPF; from the coding sequence ATGAAACAATACTCGCATATCCTGGTATTTGCAGCAGCCTTGATATCATTGACGGCATGTGCGCCCACCCTGCCCCCAATGACCGGTCCTCAGCTCCCGTCCGACAACGCGCCTCCGATCGTCGTTGAAACGCCCCAGTCCCCCGGAAGCCTCTGGACCACGAGCCGAGGCAGCCTGTTCGGCGACGTCAAAGCCACCCAGGTCGGCGACATCCTGACCGTTGCCATCTTCGAAAAAGCCAGCGCCAGCCGCGAGGCGACCACCTCCACCGGGCGTTCCAGCTCGATGGACGCCGGCATCGACAACTTCTTTGGCCTTGAAAACAATCTCGCCAAACTGAGCAGTTCCATCGACCCCTCAAAGCTGGTCGGCACCAGCTACGAAAACGATTTCAATGGCTCCGGCAGCACCAGCCGCAGAGAGGACCTGGTTGCGACCCTGACGACCCGGGTGGTGGAGGTCTATCCCAACGGCAACCTGCGCATCGAGGGAGGCAAGACGGTCACCGTCAACAACGAGGACCAGATCATCGTTCTCACCGGCATCGTCCGCCCCAACGACATTTCGCCGCAGAACATCGTCAACTCCAAGAACGTGCTCGATGCCAAAATTGCCTATACAGGCAAAGGGGTCATCAGCGACAAGCAGAAACCGGGCTGGATGGTGCGGATTCTGGATAATGTCTGGCCGTTTTAA
- the flgA gene encoding flagellar basal body P-ring formation chaperone FlgA, protein MDSTNLKSCNQNGFILMHFFPRISPIALLLTAWMLFIAVGAAVAAENLVHPDQLRRFLEEYLEQHKHQLPDAEIRFKELRLPDPFSVPAGKLTCEINPSDPRILPSRRFNLILRVNGEVVENLAVSGTLEAMAEVAIAAGDLRRGALIEAGDIEMAERDLNQLRSPCFDAAELVGKRLKRSLRPGDAFERASIEFPPLVKRGEMVTMTARRGALVVTTRGLAQQNGLEGDMIRVRNTTSNKDILCRVTGPEAVSVEF, encoded by the coding sequence ATGGATAGTACCAACTTGAAAAGTTGTAACCAGAACGGATTTATATTGATGCACTTTTTCCCCCGCATATCCCCGATCGCCCTGCTTCTGACGGCATGGATGCTTTTCATCGCTGTCGGCGCTGCCGTGGCCGCCGAAAACCTTGTCCATCCGGATCAGTTGCGCCGGTTCCTGGAGGAATACCTGGAGCAGCATAAGCATCAGCTGCCCGACGCCGAAATCCGCTTCAAAGAGCTTCGTCTGCCCGATCCTTTTTCCGTACCGGCTGGCAAGCTGACCTGTGAGATCAACCCTTCCGATCCGCGAATCCTTCCCAGCCGACGCTTCAATCTGATACTGCGTGTTAATGGAGAAGTCGTTGAAAATTTGGCTGTCAGCGGAACTCTGGAGGCGATGGCGGAGGTTGCCATCGCCGCCGGCGATCTGCGCCGGGGAGCCTTGATCGAAGCGGGAGATATCGAGATGGCGGAGCGCGACCTCAATCAGCTGCGCAGTCCCTGCTTCGATGCAGCCGAACTGGTCGGCAAGCGCCTGAAGCGTTCCTTGCGGCCAGGCGACGCCTTCGAGCGGGCTTCCATCGAGTTTCCGCCCCTGGTCAAGCGGGGCGAGATGGTGACCATGACCGCCCGCCGGGGCGCCCTGGTCGTGACCACACGGGGTCTGGCCCAACAGAATGGACTGGAAGGGGACATGATCCGGGTCCGCAACACCACGTCCAACAAGGACATTCTTTGCCGGGTCACCGGTCCCGAAGCGGTGAGCGTGGAGTTCTGA
- the flgG gene encoding flagellar basal-body rod protein FlgG translates to MIRALWTAATGMETQQTNMDVIANNLANVNSAGFKKSRADFQDILYQTVKVAGASSGEGVELPTGVQIGLGSRVAAVQKIFTTGDIQQTGNDLDIAIEGSGFFQVTQPNGEAAYTRAGAFKKDGTGRLVTSNGLPLFPEIIIPENATDISIGQSGVVEVYLDGESEPTQVGTIELTRFSNPAGLKAIGHNLFTETPTTGAPSSGLPGENGFGVLAQGFLEGSNVSIMEEMVNMIAGQRAYEINSKAIKTADEMLQMTNNLM, encoded by the coding sequence ATGATCAGGGCTTTGTGGACCGCCGCAACCGGCATGGAAACCCAGCAGACCAACATGGACGTCATCGCCAACAACCTGGCGAACGTCAACAGCGCCGGTTTCAAGAAAAGCCGGGCGGATTTCCAGGACATCCTGTATCAGACCGTCAAGGTCGCCGGCGCCTCCTCCGGAGAAGGCGTAGAACTTCCCACGGGAGTGCAGATCGGCCTCGGTTCCAGGGTTGCCGCCGTACAGAAAATCTTCACTACCGGAGACATCCAGCAGACAGGAAACGATCTCGATATCGCCATCGAAGGGTCCGGCTTCTTCCAGGTGACCCAACCCAACGGCGAAGCGGCCTATACCCGCGCCGGCGCTTTCAAGAAGGACGGCACCGGCCGGCTGGTCACCTCCAACGGGCTTCCCCTCTTTCCGGAAATCATCATCCCGGAAAACGCCACCGACATCTCCATCGGCCAGTCCGGTGTGGTGGAAGTCTATCTGGATGGTGAAAGCGAACCCACCCAGGTCGGCACCATCGAACTGACCCGGTTCTCCAACCCGGCCGGGCTCAAGGCCATCGGTCACAACCTGTTCACAGAAACACCGACCACGGGGGCGCCCAGCAGCGGCCTGCCCGGTGAAAACGGCTTCGGCGTCCTGGCTCAGGGTTTCTTGGAAGGGTCCAACGTCAGCATCATGGAGGAGATGGTCAACATGATCGCCGGCCAGCGGGCCTACGAGATCAACTCCAAAGCAATCAAAACCGCCGACGAAATGCTGCAGATGACCAACAATCTGATGTAA
- a CDS encoding flagellar hook basal-body protein, translated as MSSGKYSALSGAMTRLKMMDSISDNLANSKTVGFKKSQVAFEAQLADAMAVRGDGIFSLTDIKEGFTDHSQGPFTRTEVPTHVAIDGEGFFKVRDIEGNIFYTRQGNFHLDGGILTTALGMQVLGDNGKPIVLTSPDVVIDERGNIQIEGGEAIKLPIYAFSDDSVVERKGGGLFTVGEEDIKEFEELVTDPQIIQGQIEDSNVNMMQEMGRMIEATRAFEACQKALKNFTTLDNKAIELGRI; from the coding sequence ATGAGCAGCGGAAAATACAGCGCCCTCTCCGGCGCAATGACGCGACTGAAGATGATGGACTCCATCAGCGACAACCTGGCCAACAGCAAGACGGTCGGTTTCAAAAAATCCCAGGTGGCATTCGAGGCGCAACTCGCCGATGCCATGGCCGTGCGGGGCGACGGCATCTTCTCTCTGACCGACATCAAGGAAGGCTTTACCGATCACTCCCAGGGTCCTTTCACAAGGACCGAAGTTCCTACCCATGTGGCCATCGACGGTGAAGGGTTTTTCAAGGTTCGGGACATTGAGGGAAACATTTTCTACACACGGCAGGGAAATTTTCACCTGGACGGCGGAATTCTGACCACCGCTCTGGGTATGCAGGTGCTCGGCGACAACGGCAAACCGATCGTTCTGACTTCCCCGGATGTCGTTATTGATGAACGGGGCAATATTCAGATCGAAGGCGGAGAAGCCATTAAACTGCCCATTTATGCCTTCAGCGATGATTCAGTCGTCGAACGCAAGGGCGGCGGGCTGTTCACCGTCGGCGAAGAGGACATCAAGGAATTCGAGGAACTGGTCACCGACCCTCAGATCATCCAGGGACAGATCGAAGATTCGAATGTCAACATGATGCAGGAAATGGGCAGAATGATCGAAGCGACGCGGGCCTTCGAAGCCTGCCAGAAGGCGCTGAAAAATTTCACTACTCTCGACAACAAGGCCATTGAACTGGGCCGGATCTGA
- a CDS encoding FliA/WhiG family RNA polymerase sigma factor, with translation MTGLPGYFRPPGQDHKDILIKSHLHMVGFLTERMVSQVPQFMTKEDISSAAMLGLVDAASRFDPSLGVTFKTFAEKRMRGAVLDEVRRMDWFSRTMRRKQSLVQSAISDLEQTLSRFPDEKEIASHLDMDLEEYRQVLQDISHLGCVSLNESIDDSEDGPSLLDNLADDTAKNADAILENHELTRQLAEHIDRLSEKERLVITLYYYEELSQKEISEVLELSEGRVSQLHSQALVKLKTHIGRAQKTAR, from the coding sequence ATGACGGGATTACCCGGCTACTTCCGCCCACCGGGACAGGACCACAAGGATATCCTGATCAAGAGTCATCTGCACATGGTCGGCTTCCTGACCGAGCGGATGGTATCCCAGGTGCCCCAGTTCATGACCAAGGAAGATATTTCCAGCGCCGCAATGCTGGGGCTGGTGGACGCCGCCAGCCGGTTCGACCCCTCTCTCGGAGTCACCTTCAAAACCTTTGCCGAAAAACGGATGCGGGGTGCGGTACTTGACGAGGTGCGCCGCATGGACTGGTTCTCCCGCACCATGCGCAGGAAACAGTCTTTGGTCCAGTCCGCCATCAGTGACCTGGAGCAGACCCTGAGCCGGTTCCCGGACGAAAAGGAGATCGCCAGCCATCTCGACATGGATCTGGAAGAATATCGCCAGGTGCTCCAGGACATCAGCCATCTCGGCTGCGTCAGCCTGAATGAAAGCATCGACGATTCGGAGGACGGGCCCAGCCTGCTCGACAATCTGGCCGACGACACAGCCAAAAACGCCGACGCCATTCTGGAGAACCACGAACTGACCAGGCAGCTCGCCGAACACATCGATCGCCTTTCGGAAAAGGAGCGCCTGGTTATTACCCTGTATTACTACGAAGAGCTTTCACAGAAGGAGATCTCCGAGGTCCTCGAACTGTCCGAGGGCCGGGTCTCCCAACTGCACAGTCAGGCCCTGGTAAAACTCAAAACCCACATTGGGCGCGCACAGAAAACAGCGCGCTGA
- a CDS encoding MinD/ParA family protein: MSMIREHADQAETLRALKNQIESGSAGKLAPAPPRVFTITSGKGGVGKTAVTANVAIALAKLGKKVLIIDADLGLANIDVVFGLTPRYNLNHFFKGERHLDEIMVEGPHGVRILPAGSGIQQFTHLDSSQQLRFMEELDLLHGLFDMVLIDTEAGISENVTYFSVAAQDILMVTTPDPTAITDAYALMKLLSTRYHQKNFCLIVNSVANMEEGLDVYQKLTTVANRYLSISIDYLGCIPFDKRLSESIRRQQPMLELYPGSKVSGAFTGFAQSLAALPEPSRVKGTIQFFWKQMLSINTEVAP; the protein is encoded by the coding sequence ATGAGCATGATTCGCGAACATGCCGATCAGGCAGAAACCCTGCGCGCCCTGAAGAATCAGATCGAGTCTGGCAGCGCAGGGAAATTGGCGCCGGCTCCCCCCCGGGTCTTCACTATCACCAGCGGCAAGGGGGGCGTAGGAAAAACGGCGGTCACCGCCAACGTCGCCATCGCTCTGGCCAAATTGGGCAAAAAGGTTCTGATCATCGATGCGGACCTGGGTCTGGCCAATATCGATGTGGTTTTCGGCCTGACGCCCCGCTACAACCTGAACCATTTTTTCAAGGGAGAACGTCACCTCGACGAAATCATGGTCGAAGGTCCCCATGGCGTCCGCATTCTGCCGGCAGGCTCCGGAATCCAGCAGTTTACTCATCTGGACAGCAGTCAGCAGCTCCGTTTCATGGAGGAACTCGACCTGCTGCACGGCCTGTTCGACATGGTGCTCATCGATACCGAAGCAGGTATTTCCGAAAACGTTACCTACTTCAGCGTGGCGGCGCAGGACATCCTCATGGTGACCACCCCCGACCCAACGGCCATTACCGATGCCTATGCCCTGATGAAACTGCTCTCGACCCGCTACCATCAGAAAAATTTCTGCCTGATCGTGAATTCGGTGGCCAATATGGAAGAAGGGTTGGACGTCTACCAGAAGCTGACGACCGTAGCCAATCGATATCTGTCCATCTCCATCGATTATTTGGGGTGCATCCCCTTCGACAAGCGCCTGAGCGAATCGATCCGGCGCCAGCAGCCGATGCTGGAACTGTATCCGGGCAGCAAGGTCAGCGGTGCCTTTACCGGCTTTGCCCAATCCCTGGCTGCCCTGCCTGAACCGTCACGGGTCAAGGGAACCATCCAGTTTTTCTGGAAGCAGATGCTCTCCATCAACACCGAGGTCGCGCCATGA